The DNA region CGATTTAAGTCAATTAATAAACATAATGGCAAGCAATTATATTCTGTACGAATTAATGATAATTATCGTGGAATAATTTGTAAAGATGAAAATGATTCAATAATTCATCTTCTATGTGTCGATAAACATGATGACGCTTATGAATGGGCGGATAGTAAAAAACAATTAAATGGTGAACCCGCAACTATTTTATTTTATGGTAAAGATTATTATAAGGAAAATGGGATAACTTTAAAACAAGGAACAAAATTATTTGCACGTATCTCTAATAAGGACCTTCTTTATCTAGGTGTCCCACAACAGCACCTATCTCTGATAAGAGGAATTTCAGATATTAATACTTTTCAAACATTTAAAGATTTATTACCTGAAAATGTATATGCAAATTTGGAATGGCTGGCCTATGGTTATCACATAAATGATTTGCGGGAAAATGATAAAAAAATAAGATTGAAATTATTTGATTTCATTA from Treponema primitia ZAS-2 includes:
- a CDS encoding type II toxin-antitoxin system RelE family toxin, which produces MTNLVLSSSFFTSFMELPKHAQDKVRDFFEKFCKNPNLPGIRFKSINKHNGKQLYSVRINDNYRGIICKDENDSIIHLLCVDKHDDAYEWADSKKQLNGEPATILFYGKDYYKENGITLKQGTKLFARISNKDLLYLGVPQQHLSLIRGISDINTFQTFKDLLPENVYANLEWLAYGYHINDLRENDKKIRLKLFDFINIQVLQPCLVHPDLDEDKKESIRDTIRMLQNKKTVKEIVDFIDDALDRKRGKEMHSALKACGLTTFEDIESDIREMAYNTI